TGGAGTGCACCGGCCGCTTCACCGACAAGCAGCAGGCCGAGGTGCACATCACCTCGGGCGGCGCGAAGAAGGTCATCATCTCGGCGCCGGCGAAGAACGAGGACATCACCATCGTGATGGGCGTCAACCACGAGCAGTACGATCCGGCCAACCACCACGTCATCTCCAACGCCTCCTGCACCACCAACTGCCTGGCGCCGGTGGTCAAGGTCCTGCACGACAAGTTCGGCGTGGTGAAGGGCATGATGAACACGATCCACTCCTACACCAACGACCAGGTCATCCTGGACTACCCGCACAAGGACCTGCGCCGCGCCCGGGCCGGTGCGCTCTCCATCATCCCGACCACGACCGGCGCTGCGAAGGCCGTCGCCCTGGTCATCCCCGAGCTGAAGGGCAAGCTGACCGGCTTCGCGATGCGGGTGCCCACGCCGGTGGTCTCCGTGGTGGACTTCACCGCTGAGCTGGCCACGCCGACCACCAAGGAGGAGATCAACGCCGCACTGAAGGCCGCGGCCGAGGGTCCGATGAAGGGCATCCTGGCCTTCGAGGAGGCGCCGCTGGTGTCCGTCGACTTCAAGGGCAACCCCAACTCCTCCATCGTCGACGGCCCGTCCACCCTGGTGCTGGACGGCAACCTGGTCAAGGTGGTCTCCTGGTACGACAACGAGTGGGGCTACTCCAACCGCATGGTGGACCTGGCCGCCTACATCGCCTCCAAGGGTCTGTAGCATCGTCAGCGCCGCCCCCCATCGCCGTGGTGGGGGGCGGAGTCCGCGTAAAGGAGGAGGGTTTGGCCTTGCGCATCGCCCTGATCGCCCACGACAACCGCAAGCAGGACATGCTGAAGTTCGTGAAGGACCACAAGTCCGCGTTCGAGGGGCACCAGCTGTTCGCCACCGGCACCACGGGGAAGCTGATCCGGGAGCACACCGGACTGGACGTGCACTGCTTCCTGTCGGGCCCGCTGGGCGGGGACCAGCAGATTGGCTCCCGGGTGGCCACCGGGGAGATCGACATGGTGATCTTCCTGCGGGACCCCCTCACGGCGATGCCCCATGAACCGGACGTGCAGGGGCTTCTCCGGCTGTGTGACGTGCGGGACATCCCGGTGGCCACGAACCTGGGCTCGGCGCGCATGTTCGCCGACGACCTGATGCGCCTGAAGGACGTGAAGTAGCCGCCGAGTCGCGGCGGTGGCGCGGGCCGACCTGTCCCGCGTTTGCGCGGGCACCGAAACAGGGAATCCTTCGAAGGGGCCTTCGGGCCCCTTCGGCTCCTCGGGGCGTATCCGTTCCCGGGGCCGCGCCGTCTGTAAAACAGTTGTCCCGGATGTGAGCGCCCGAACTTGACCCTTCACGACCGTGGGACGTTGCGGTAAAATGAATGGAAATTGCGTGCGGGCCCGGGAACTGAGGAGAGGTTTGTGATGACGGAAACGAAGTTGACATTTCGTGATTTAGCGTTGTCCGAGAAGGTGCTGAAGGCACTGGACGATATGGGGTTTGAGGAGCCCTCGCCGATTCAGGCGCAGGCGATTCCCGCACTGCTGCAGGGCAAGGACGTGATCGGGCAGGCGCAGACCGGCACGGGCAAGACCGCGGCCTTCGGCGTGCCCATCGTCGAGCGGCTGGTTCCCGGTCAGCGGGCCGTGCAGGCGCTGGTCCTCACCCCGACCCGTGAGCTGGCGATCCAGGTCGCGGAGGAGATCACCAAGATCGGGCGCCACGCGCGCGTGAAGACCATCGCCATCTACGGCGGCCAGTCCATCGAGCGGCAGATCCGC
The nucleotide sequence above comes from Symbiobacterium thermophilum IAM 14863. Encoded proteins:
- a CDS encoding methylglyoxal synthase encodes the protein MRIALIAHDNRKQDMLKFVKDHKSAFEGHQLFATGTTGKLIREHTGLDVHCFLSGPLGGDQQIGSRVATGEIDMVIFLRDPLTAMPHEPDVQGLLRLCDVRDIPVATNLGSARMFADDLMRLKDVK
- the gap gene encoding type I glyceraldehyde-3-phosphate dehydrogenase is translated as MTIRIGINGFGSIGRRVFRIALSRPDIEIVAINDLTPPATSAHLLKYDSNYGILDAEVSATENSIIVNGKEIRVYAEKDPAQIPWKEHGVDIVMECTGRFTDKQQAEVHITSGGAKKVIISAPAKNEDITIVMGVNHEQYDPANHHVISNASCTTNCLAPVVKVLHDKFGVVKGMMNTIHSYTNDQVILDYPHKDLRRARAGALSIIPTTTGAAKAVALVIPELKGKLTGFAMRVPTPVVSVVDFTAELATPTTKEEINAALKAAAEGPMKGILAFEEAPLVSVDFKGNPNSSIVDGPSTLVLDGNLVKVVSWYDNEWGYSNRMVDLAAYIASKGL